The proteins below are encoded in one region of Sminthopsis crassicaudata isolate SCR6 chromosome 1, ASM4859323v1, whole genome shotgun sequence:
- the VLDLR gene encoding very low-density lipoprotein receptor, whose protein sequence is MGTSSLWGLWLLVAMWCLSGERSTVEGTRTKCESSQFQCSNGRCITLLWKCDGDEDCSDGSDESSCVKKTCAESDFVCNNGQCVPNRWQCDGDPDCEDGSDERPEQCNMRTCRINEISCGVRSTQCIPVSWKCDGENDCDSGEDEENCGNVTCSPEEFTCSSGRCISKNFVCNGQDDCSDGSDELDCAPPTCGAHEFQCSTSSCIPISWVCDDDADCSDQSDESLEQCGRQPVPHEKCPASEIQCGSGECIHMKWRCDGDPDCKDGSDEINCPSRTCRPDQFECEDGNCIHGSRQCNGVRDCIDGTDELNCKNANQCSGPGKFKCRSGECIDISKVCNQQQDCKDWSDEPLKECNINECLINNGGCSHICKDLIIGYECDCAAGFELIDRKTCGDIDECQNPGICSQICINLKGGYKCECSRGYQMDLATGVCKAVGKEPSLIFTNRRDIRKIGLERKEYIQLVEQLRNTIALDADIAAQKLFWADLSQKAIFSATIDARDKVGRHVKMIDNVYNPAAIAVDWVYKNIYWTDVASKTISVATLDGTKRKILFNSDLREPASIAVDPLSGFVYWSDWGEPAKIEKAGMNGLDRRPLVTVDIQWPNGITLDLVKSRLYWLDSKLHMLSSVDLNGQDRRIVLKSLEFLAHPLAVTIFEDRVYWIDGENEAVYGANKFTGSELATLVNNLNDAQDIIVYHELVQPAGKNWCEEDTENGGCEYLCLPAPQINDHSPKYACSCPNGYYLEGDGRACRRINVTTAISEVNASPGGTSAAWAILPVLLLAMAATGGYFMWRNWQHKNMKSMNFDNPVYLKTTEDDLTIDIGRHSSSVGHTYPAISVVSTDDDLA, encoded by the exons GGACAAGAACAAAATGTGAGTCATCTCAATTCCAGTGCAGCAATGGCCGCTGTATTACTTTGTTGTGGAAGTGTGATGGTGATGAAGACTGTAGCGATGGCAGTGATGAGAGTTCATGTG tGAAGAAGACATGTGCTGAGTCTGACTTTGTATGCAATAATGGCCAGTGTGTACCAAACAGATGGCAGTGTGATGGGGACCCAGACTGTGAAGATGGATCTGATGAAAGGCCAGAACAATGTA ATATGAGAACCTGCCGAATAAATGAGATCAGCTGTGGTGTTCGATCTACTCAGTGTATCCCAGTGTCCTGGAAGTGTGATGGTGAAAACGACTGTGACAGTGgagaagatgaagaaaactgTG GCAATGTAACTTGTAGTCCAGAAGAATTCACTTGTTCCAGTGGCCGTTGCATCTCTAAAAACTTTGTCTGCAATGGTCAGGATGATTGTAGTGATGGGAGTGATGAGCTGGATTGTGCTCCTCCTACATGTGGTGCCCATGAGTTCCAGTGTAGTACTTCTTCCTGTATCCCTATTAGCTGGGTCTGTGATGATGATGCTGATTGCTCTGACCAGTCTGATGAGTCCCTTGAGCAGTGTGGACGTCAGCCTGTGCCTCATGAAAAGTGTCCAGCCAGTGAGATCCAATGTGGTTCAGGGGAATGTATCCATATGAAGTGGCGCTGTGATGGTGACCCGGACTGCAAAGATGGAAGTGATGAGATAAACTGTC CTTCACGAACATGCCGTCCTGACCAGTTTGAATGTGAAGATGGTAACTGTATTCATGGCAGCAGACAGTGCAATGGTGTCAGAGACTGTATAGATGGCACAGATGAACTCAATTGCAAAAATG CCAATCAGTGCTCTGGACCTGGAAAATTCAAGTGCAGAAGTGGAGAATGTATAGACATCAGCAAAGTGTGCAACCAGCAACAAGATTGCAAGGACTGGAGTGATGAACCTCTAAAAGAGTGCA ATATAAATGAATGCTTGATTAACAATGGTGGATGCTCTCATATCTGCAAAGACCTAATTATAGGTTATGAATGTGACTGCGCTGCTGGGTTTGAATTGATAGATAGGAAGACATGTGGTg ATATTGATGAATGCCAAAATCCTGGAATCTGCAGTCAAATTTGTATCAACTTAAAAGGTGGTTACAAGTGTGAATGTAGTCGTGGCTATCAAATGGATCTTGCCACTGGAGTGTGCAAGGCAGTAG GAAAGGAACCGAGTTTAATCTTCACTAATCGAAGGGACATCAGAAAAATTGGCCTGGAAAGGAAAGAATACATTCAACTTGTAGAGCAACTAAGAAATACTATAGCACTAGATGCTGACATAGCTGCTCAGAAGTTATTTTGGGCTGATCTAAGCCAAAAAGCAATCTTCAG TGCCACAATTGATGCTCGTGACAAAGTTGGTAGACATGTTAAAATGATCGACAATGTCTATAATCCTGCAGCCATTGCTGTTGACTGGGTCTACAAGAATATCTACTGGACTGATGTGGCTTCCAAGACTATTTCAGTGGCTACTTTAGATGGAACCAAGAGGAAGATTCTATTTAATTCTGATTTGCGAGAGCCTGCCTCCATAGCTGTGGACCCATTGTCTGG CTTTGTTTACTGGTCAGACTGGGGAGAACCAGCTAAAATAGAAAAAGCGGGAATGAATGGACTTGACAGGCGGCCACTGGTTACTGTAGATATTCAATGGCCTAATGGAATTACACTTG ACCTTGTAAAAAGTCGTCTCTATTGGCTTGATTCTAAACTACACATGTTGTCCAGTGTGGATTTGAATGGTCAAGATCGTAGAATAGTACTCAAGTCTCTTGAATTCCTAGCACATCCTCTTGCTGTCACAATATTTGAG GACCGCGTCTATTGGATAGATGGTGAAAATGAAGCAGTGTATGGTGCCAACAAGTTTACAGGGTCAGAATTGGCTACTCTGGTTAACAACCTAAATGATGCTCAAGATATAATTGTATACCATGAACTTGTACAACCAGCAG GTAAAAACTGGTGTGAAGAAGATACTGAAAATGGAGGCTGTGAGTACCTCTGTCTACCAGCACCACAGATTAATGATCATTCTCCAAAATATGCCTGTTCTTGTCCCAATGGGTATTATCTGGAAGGTGATGGCAGGGCATGTAGAA gaatCAATGTGACTACTGCAATATCAGAAGTAAATGCTTCTCCAGGAGGAACTTCAGCTGCCTGGGCCATCCTTCCTGTCT TGCTCTTGGCTATGGCTGCAACTGGTGGTTACTTTATGTGGAGGAACTGGCAACACAAAAACATGAAAAGTATGAATTTTGACAATCCGGTCTACTTGAAAACCACAGAAGATGATCTCACAATAGATATTGGGAGACATAGTAGTTCTGTTGGTCACACTTATCCAGCG atATCAGTTGTAAGCACAGATGATGACCTAGCTTGA